GGCCCTTGGCCTGGAATTCGGCGGGAGTTTTGCGCTCCCAGCCAAGAATCATGGTGTTGCCGTTAGGCATGCGGTCAAAGCAGTGGTGCTGGATCTCGTTTTCCGTAAGCATGGTGTACGACCACACCACATTGCCGTTCCAGTCCATTTCTTCAATAATGCCGCCTGCGCCGCCAATTTTAACCGGTTGATCCTTGGGGGCGGCTGCGCGTAGCAGATTGCCGTTGGGCAACAGCGTGGCATAGAGGCCGGGAGGGTATTTGCTCTTCCACGTGTGCACAACATCGCCGTTCATATCAATTAGATAGGTGGTTGTGCATTTGACCGTGGGCGCAAAGAGCGTGTAGCCCTTGAAGGTTTTTTCGGGCACGAGCTTGATGACGCCGGTGGGGCCGTCATGCACCTCATATGCAGGAGCCTGCGTTGACAATCCCAGGGCAAGCAGGCCTGCCAACAGGGAAATGGAAGCACGAAATCTCATGATCATATTCCTCCGAGTTCGTGAACATTGCATGTACGAAAATATCGCTCGGGTCTAAAACGAATAGACCACATTGAACGACGCCTTCCATGCATCCTTGACATTGAGGCTTGTGCCGGAGATGTTCTGGTAGTGGCCCCATACGTCATTGTCCAGCCAAAGGTGGATATAGCCCAGTTCCAGGATAAACGTCAGATTTTCCGCTGCCTTGTACTTGCTGTCGAGGTTGACTTCCATACCCGTATCGGCTGTGGTGAGATACGTGCCGAACGAGTTGAAGTCAGTGTTATTGCGGTAGATTTGCCTGCCTGAAGCATCAGTGGCATGCCGCCCGGTGATGTATGAGGCCATTTTTGTATCGTTGGTGCCGCCAAAATAGTTGACGCGCAGGGTATGGCTTAAGTCATCAAGAAAGCTCACGTCCTTGATGCGCGCGCCTACGCCCCATGTGCCGCTGGGGTTAACGCCCAGCACGCCCTTGCCGCCGCCCATGATGGGATTGCCCCGGTAGCCAAAGGTGGAGAGCGAGTTGGTCAGGTTATTGGTGGTGGCAAGGTAAGGGAGACGTTCCGAACCGTTATTGGGGTTGTCGTCATCGCCACTGAAATACCAGCCGTACAGGCCGGGAAGGCCCCAATCCAAAGCATATTCTGCCAGCAACATGCCAAACCAGCCCCGGCGGTTCAGGTCTTCCTTGCCGTGGTCAACGCTGCCGTAAATGAAATCCCATGAAATCCTGAGAGGTTCAAAGCTGGTCCACTGCCCGGTCAGCCCACCCCAGTACATGGAGCTGTAATCATCGTTCCACAATCTGGAGGTGCCCCTGGCGGAGCTAAAGGCCGCCGGGTACAAACCATCGCGCAATTCCAGACCGTCAATGGCCTGCCCGGTTATGGGATTGGTCAAGGCGACCTTTTTGCTGCCGCCAGGCATGTTGGTAACTGCGGCAGGCATGAGGCTGTTTGGCCCCATGGCGCCGCCCATGCCCCAGGGCGTAATTTTGAGTCCGTCCACCGTCACGGGCACGGTCAACGCGAACAGATCGAAATTATCCATGTAACTGGCAGGCTGTGAGGCTGTACCGCTCCAGTTGTCGTTGAGCAGGCGCATCCACACACCGGTAATGCTGACGGCATCGTTCATTTTCCACGATGCCGCTATTCCGGCCACATCGTCCTGAAAAACGGGGCTGTCCAGAGCAAATCCGGGGAGTTTTATGCCCTGAAGGCCCATGCGGAGTTTCAGCGGAGTATTGGGCACGACCCAGTCGAGATAGGCGTTTTTGACTTTGACAACGTTGCTGCCATCTGCCCCCAACGCGCCGCCCTGAGCTGCCATGCCCCACCGCTGTTCGCCAATTTCAAAAAAAACGGTGCCGGCAAGGTTCTCGGAAGCCTTGGCGTTCAGTTGCAGGTGCAACCTCTGGATAGCTTCAAACTCGTCCCTTTGCTGGTGTATGGCAGCCCACTGTTGCCCCCCAACGTTGTTGCCGTTGCGGTCCTTTCCCATGAAATTTCCGCCGTTGATGTAGTCAAAGGCAAACTGCCAACTTCCCTTGACGTCAAAATCGACCGCCCTGCACTGGGGTGCGCTTCCGAGCAGCAATCCTGCTGCCAAAAGTAATATGCCCAGCTTTTTCATCCTCCCGCCTCCTTTTGTCAGTGTGCGAGTTATCCAAGCATGCGCCAGTAGGGCATGGCCACAAAGGCCACAAACCCGCCCGTAAGCAGCATGCGCAAAGCCATGACCAGAACCATCTCTTTGAAGTTGATGTAGCCGCTGCTGAAAAAATAGAGATACAAGGCGTATTCATAGGGGAATATCAGGTTGTCCAGGCCGTACTGGAACGAAAAATACAGAATACGCGGATCCAGGCCCATCTGCATGCCGAGTTCTGTAATGGGAGCCGAGAGGGTCGAGGTGGCCGCAAGCGGCGTGAGCAGGAAGTTCAGCACAACGCCCACAACATATGAGCACACAGAGGCCAGGCAGGCCCCCGTTTCGCTGAACAGAGGCAACACAAGACCTGCCAGCCAGTGTGTGACCTTGAGGAATCCGCCCACGCTGCCGATTGCCATGCAACCCATGATGAAGAACAGCGGCGCAAAGTTGATGGAAGCCATGCGCTTGCCGTCCATAAGCCCGATACCGGGCATAAAGGCCAGCGCCGTAATGATAACCAGCACTGACCCTGCGCTCAGATGGTGCAGTTTGTCGGTGGCAAGCAGCACCAGGGTGAGGCAAAGCAGGAGAAGCGCCCGCCTTTGTTCATCCGTAACATCGCCCAGCTCGGCGTGTTTCTGCTCCACTACGGCGCACAGAACACTCCTGTTGACCGAGCTGCGCAGCACAAGCAGTACAATTGCCAGCGACATGGCCGTGTACAGCATGGCGGGAAGGAAGTTGAACTTGGCGTATTCAATCCAGCTGGTTTGAATGCCCATGACCTTGTCCACTATGCCCATGCCCATAACCAGATCGCCAGCTCCCGTAAGATAGGCCAGCTTGGTTGCCCCTACGGCAATGCAGGTGCCAAGCACAACGGCTGTGGCTTCGCGGCTTTTGGGCCTGAAATCGAGGGCATCGCACAGGCTCACCGCCACGGCGCAAAAAATTGCCGCCTTGCCCATGATGGAAGGCACAAGGGGAGAAACAATGGCGGCCCCAAGGGTAATGCCTGCAAGCGCCCCGGCAAAACTGCCGCCCGTGAGTTTGACGCACGTCAGCGCAATGCGTTTGCCAAGGCCGGTGACCTGAATGATCTTGCCTAGGGTAAAACCACCAATAACGATAATCGGCACCTCGGAAAGCCACGGAGCAAAAACCACTTTCTGTGGTGTGCTGCAAAGCAGTATGTAAAGGATGGGCAGCAGGATACCCACGGCAATGTCGTTCAGCGTATCCAGAGCCCAGGCGGTTACGGCCCAGAGCGTGACCGCCAGAAATGCGATCATGGGGGGAGTAAGGCTTTCGCTGCGGGGAAGGACGAAATACAAGGCTAGGGGGAGCGCCAGATTGATGCCCCATTTGGCAAGCAGCCCGGGCGTCAGGTCTGAAGTCTTGATAATCATGAGGATCTCCTGTGAAAGCGGGGATCATGGGTTCGCCCCGCTACTAGGCAGAGGCGAACCCGGAAGCACTTCAACGCTAATTTTCTCTAACGCCTAGCCTTTGGGATCTTCCACAGAAGCCACGCAAAGCGCGTTACTGCCTTCGTAGGGCTGGCAGCCCTCAACGGTCACTTCTTTGGCGCGGTCTCCGGCTGCGGCTGCCCCGGGCACACGGAAGGTAGAAACATTCAGCGGTTCAATGGGGGTTTCTACTGGCTTTTCCACCTGCGGCACCCATTCGTAAGGCACGCGGTATGCGCGGTAGGTCATATTCATGGGCACATGCTTGCCCCAGTAAGGTGAAATAAATTCCCACACGATTTCGTGGTTGGGGGTAACCTCGAATACGCGCCCGTCAGAACCTTCGGTGATGAGGGTATTGCCGTTGGGCAGGCGCTGCATGCCGCTGATAAAGGGGCTGTAGAAGCGGTTGCTGTCCATGGGTTCAAGGAATCCGGCTTCCTTGGGTGTGTACTGCCAGACAATCTTGAGAGAAACCGGGTCTATCTCAAGAACGCGGGAATGGTCGCGCAGGGCTGCTTTCACGCCCGTGGGCGAGCCGGGATTGGGCACGTCGTAGCCGCCCCAGCCGCCGTTGTCGAAAACAAGGATGTTGCCAGCGCCCGGCAAGCCGTGCGGCACCATGTGCGCATGGTGCTGGCCGATGATCCAGCCAATGGCCTTGAGCTCGGGGGAGGTGTCGTAGTCCGGCCCGATCTTCCAGGTGATCTTTCCGGTCTTTTTGCTGATGATGAAGATGATGTTTGCCTCGCGTCCATCAACAATAATGTTTTCAGGATGAAAGCGTTCATCGCCAGCATCGTACCATTTGTTGGGGCCAAGCACAGACATGGAGTTGATGTGCATCCAGTCGCCCATGCCTTCGGGCTGGGTCGGACGGTAGTTGGGGTTACGGCAAAGCGTATTTTTGGGGCCTTCGCGGAAACCCATTTCGTCGAAATGCTCGTTGCACGACCATTCCCAGAGGATGTTCCCTTCCCAGTCCACCTCAAGGATGAGGTCATCAAGCAGCTGCTTGTCGCTGATTGCGCTATTTCGCACGTTGCGGTGCGCCAGGATAAGGGTTTTGCCTTCAAGCGCCTTGGGGTCCATGCCGGGGGCATAGTAGCCCACGGGGTTGCCTTCGCGCTGAAAGTCGTGGTGATAACGTGCAAGCCAGCGGCCAGGATAGCCAGGATCTTCAACAAATTCATTTTGATCGAATTTCCATACTATGTTGCCGTCCCAGTCAACCTGGACAACATCAAGGCCGTCCTGCACACTGAATTTACCACTGCGGCGTCCTCTGCTTGTCACAAGGTACCCGCCGGGGAAAATTTTATTGGGCATACCGTGAACGCCCTTCCAGACATTTATTTCATGTCCGTTCATATCCATAAGCACAGCGCCAACTTCCTGAGCCTGAAAGATGGTGTACCCGCCCCAGCATTTTTCAGGTTTGAATATGGTAACGCCTGTGGGGTAAATTGTTGGATGGCCCATATTAAATTCCTCCAGATCAATTGATGTTTGCGGAATGCGCCAATATCCAGCAGAAGGCGAGGAACAGCGCACAAGGTATTTGATCCACTCTATGGGGCAGGATAGTACCGATTCAGGGAAGGCACGTGTTTCATTTGCAACATTTTTCACAATTAATTGCATTTTGGAGCAAAACCCTGTTATCAGAATGCCAGAGCAACTGTTCTAAGGAGGCAAAATGGAAAATCGCGGCATCAATTGTGGACGCAGCCTGGCCTTCAAGGAAATGCGCGAAATGAACTCCAGCTGGCGTTCTGTACTGCATCTGGGGCGAAAGCTGGTTTGGCCCAAGGGGCATCGCGTACCCTTTGGGCAGGAATTGTACTTTTTGGATCGAGGCAGGGTTCGGCTGACGAATCAGAACATGGAAGGGGTAGAAAAAATCCTCTGGTACATTCACGAGGGATGCGTTTTTGGTGAAACGCCGTTTTTTGATCCCATGCCTGCCGAGAGTTATTTTTCGTGTGCAACCAGTTGCGTGAGCTATGCCTTTACGGCTGAAAATGTAGAAGAAATCTGCAAGGACTATCCCCACCTGCTCATCAATCTGTTGTGCTCCATGTCCCGAAAATTGCGGGTGCTCTCAAATCAGGCTTCGTCTCTCTACCTTGATAACGTGCTGGCCCGTACCTGCAAATTTTTGGCGCAGCACATAATCCCCGGCAGCGACCCCCTCACAGCCAATATGGGCGTTTCCAAGCAGGAGATGGCCAGCCTTTTGGGCGTACACAGAATTTCCTTGTACAAAATCTTGCGACAGCAGGAGGAAAGCGGTCTGTTCGGGCCATTCTCCGGCAAAACCGTAACAATTCTGCGCCCTGAAGAATTTTTTATGCTGGCAAGGAGCTGATGCGCTTCGACATAAAGACAAAAAAGTCACTTTGCGGTGATGCATTGCGGCCAGTTGCCGCACAGCGGGAGATCTGCGCGCGCAGATTGTGCAGGTTCCTGCCAAAAACACGAGACAAGCTGATTCATTAGGCAAAATACAGTCCCATCGCAGCTCGCCTCTGGCGAAAGAGTGCCGGCATCAGTTTGGTTGCCATTAAGATAAATGGGAATTGACCACCACGCTGCGGCAAGAGGTTTCCACGCAAATTTCTCTTGCATGAGAGTTCACCACTCTCCCCCGCCTCGCCGCAACTGTATGTCATGAGAGATTTGTGTGCCTTCTGCACTGATGAAATGGCTGATGGACGAGCTGTCAACTGAACGGCTTTAGCCTTTAGCACTAAACTGTTATGGTCCCCCAACCGTCACCAAAACAAAAAGCCCTTACAGTGATTAACTGTAAGGGCTTGCATTTTCTGGTGCGCCCGAAGAGATTCAAACTCCTGCCTACAGGTTCGTAGCCAGCCAAAGCATAAATTGGCGCACCCTACGAAAACGCCAAAATCAATGGCAACAAGCTGCAAAAATTAATTTTTCCCACCTGTAGTTGTATCAACTTGCATCAATTTTATTCAACTTAAATCAAATTCTGGGGCTAAAGAGTGGCTAAAATGACCTTGCCCCACTTTATGGATTTTGCTTGGCAGGAACCGTCTCGTCCATTGCCAAGAAGGTCAAGACAATCTGGGTGAAGGCGGATGGGGCTTCATATTGCAAATGGTGCGATCCACCTTTGAACTGAACTAACCAAGCTCCAGGTATCAAACTGGCAAGAATTTTCGAGCTCTTCGTTCCCACAACAGTATCCGCCGTTCCAACCAGCAGCATGACTGGATTTTTAATCAGCGACATTTTTTCCAAAGGAGTCTTCCACGCAATGGCTGCCTGAAGCTGTTTCTTTATCGTAGGATTGTCAGGTAAAGCCATGTGCTTTAAAGCTGTGGCAACGGCTTTTCCATCGATTGAAGTGGCATGGATTATGGCTTTATTGAAGCGCTCGGAATAGTAAAGAAGTAAATTCTGCGTGGTCACACTAGACTGAGAATATCCAAGTACATTTGTTTTTTTGACTTCAAGTGAATCCATCAGGCCAATAACGTCTTGGGCAAAGAGACGATAAGTAAATTGTTGACCATTATCCGTAGTATACCCCATTCCCCTGTTGTCCATGAGGATCAATTGATATTTTTTTGATGCTTCTTCGATAAATTCTGGTTCCCACCTCTCCATGGTTGCCCCTAGTCCTGTAATCAACAGCAGCGGCTCGCCTGTACCTATCAACTTATATCCTATTTTGATCCCGTTAGCGTTTATCTGATAGATGTCATGTCCCTTGGCATCTACAGCAATTTTTTCACCAACCGGCACAATATCTTTGGCCAAAGTGATAGAAGTGTGTATCCACCCCAAGATGACCAGCAAGCATGAAACGAAAAGGGTGATGCCTGTGAGTTTTGAACGATGGATCATAGTTATACCATCCGGTGTAATAGGTAGACTCTGAGGTGGTCCGGTTTTTGGACAGGTTGGCGACGTTGTTAAGCTCTAGCCCGGTTTGTCTTATGCCGCCTTTAGGGTTGGATTCTTTCATAGTATACTTCAATTAGCCGACGGCCGTCAAAAGCTGTATGCGGGAGCTACTCGTTATAGAACTGAAACCAGTCTCTAAGTATTTTAGGGGCTTGCCTGCCTGTTTGACCTTACCCCACTGCGTATACCACTTGTAAGTTAGTGATTCTCAATGGGTTGCAGGTTATAATTCTTTGCCCGAAATTCTTCTGGTGTCAGCCAGCCTAAGGAACTGTGCGGTCGCCGCTGGTTTGTATCCTGCCGCAGGCTTCGACTGTTCTGCGGGCATTGTGCAGGGACAGAAACACGTTCTGATTTAAGCACTCATCTCGGAATTTTCTGTTAAAGCTTTCAATGTGTCCATTATCTGTGGGTTTCCCTGGACGAGTGAACTCTATCTGCACGCCGTGTTCAAAAGCCCATGTATCCAGGGCATTACCGCTAACTTCTGGCCCGTTATCAACCTTGATACGTTGCGGCAGCCGACCTTGAAGGCGTAGTCTTTCAAGAATTCTCACTACCCGCACTCCAGGCAATTCATATCCACTTCGAGCGCGGGGCTTGAACGATCCCATAGATCGGCAATTGTCAAAATCCGGATGCGCCGCCCACCCATAAGGGAATCGCTCACAAAATCCATCGCCCATTGTTCATCCGGGCCAGCAGGGCCAGCCTGGACAATACGGGCATGGCTTGGACGCTTCACGCGTTTGCGGATACGCAACGAAAGGTTTTCTTCCTGGTAAATCCTTTCTGTCCGCTTGTGGTTCTGCACCAGCCCTTCCCGGCGCAATAACTCATGCAGGGGCGGAGAACCGAAACGCCGCCGATCTTCCTGCCAGTTCCAGCATCCGAGTCCGCAAAAGAAGATCACGGTCTTCAGATGGTGATCGCCTGGCTGAACTGCGGTTAAACTGAATCACTCGGCAAGCCCGCTGCTCGGAGTAGCCATGCGCAGCCTGAATGTGATGCACGGCATCCCTGTTGGCTGCGGACTTCAAAAATTTTTTGAGATC
This is a stretch of genomic DNA from Desulfovibrio desulfuricans. It encodes these proteins:
- a CDS encoding aryl-sulfate sulfotransferase; amino-acid sequence: MGHPTIYPTGVTIFKPEKCWGGYTIFQAQEVGAVLMDMNGHEINVWKGVHGMPNKIFPGGYLVTSRGRRSGKFSVQDGLDVVQVDWDGNIVWKFDQNEFVEDPGYPGRWLARYHHDFQREGNPVGYYAPGMDPKALEGKTLILAHRNVRNSAISDKQLLDDLILEVDWEGNILWEWSCNEHFDEMGFREGPKNTLCRNPNYRPTQPEGMGDWMHINSMSVLGPNKWYDAGDERFHPENIIVDGREANIIFIISKKTGKITWKIGPDYDTSPELKAIGWIIGQHHAHMVPHGLPGAGNILVFDNGGWGGYDVPNPGSPTGVKAALRDHSRVLEIDPVSLKIVWQYTPKEAGFLEPMDSNRFYSPFISGMQRLPNGNTLITEGSDGRVFEVTPNHEIVWEFISPYWGKHVPMNMTYRAYRVPYEWVPQVEKPVETPIEPLNVSTFRVPGAAAAGDRAKEVTVEGCQPYEGSNALCVASVEDPKG
- a CDS encoding outer membrane homotrimeric porin → MKKLGILLLAAGLLLGSAPQCRAVDFDVKGSWQFAFDYINGGNFMGKDRNGNNVGGQQWAAIHQQRDEFEAIQRLHLQLNAKASENLAGTVFFEIGEQRWGMAAQGGALGADGSNVVKVKNAYLDWVVPNTPLKLRMGLQGIKLPGFALDSPVFQDDVAGIAASWKMNDAVSITGVWMRLLNDNWSGTASQPASYMDNFDLFALTVPVTVDGLKITPWGMGGAMGPNSLMPAAVTNMPGGSKKVALTNPITGQAIDGLELRDGLYPAAFSSARGTSRLWNDDYSSMYWGGLTGQWTSFEPLRISWDFIYGSVDHGKEDLNRRGWFGMLLAEYALDWGLPGLYGWYFSGDDDNPNNGSERLPYLATTNNLTNSLSTFGYRGNPIMGGGKGVLGVNPSGTWGVGARIKDVSFLDDLSHTLRVNYFGGTNDTKMASYITGRHATDASGRQIYRNNTDFNSFGTYLTTADTGMEVNLDSKYKAAENLTFILELGYIHLWLDNDVWGHYQNISGTSLNVKDAWKASFNVVYSF
- a CDS encoding Crp/Fnr family transcriptional regulator; this encodes MENRGINCGRSLAFKEMREMNSSWRSVLHLGRKLVWPKGHRVPFGQELYFLDRGRVRLTNQNMEGVEKILWYIHEGCVFGETPFFDPMPAESYFSCATSCVSYAFTAENVEEICKDYPHLLINLLCSMSRKLRVLSNQASSLYLDNVLARTCKFLAQHIIPGSDPLTANMGVSKQEMASLLGVHRISLYKILRQQEESGLFGPFSGKTVTILRPEEFFMLARS
- a CDS encoding SLC13 family permease produces the protein MIIKTSDLTPGLLAKWGINLALPLALYFVLPRSESLTPPMIAFLAVTLWAVTAWALDTLNDIAVGILLPILYILLCSTPQKVVFAPWLSEVPIIVIGGFTLGKIIQVTGLGKRIALTCVKLTGGSFAGALAGITLGAAIVSPLVPSIMGKAAIFCAVAVSLCDALDFRPKSREATAVVLGTCIAVGATKLAYLTGAGDLVMGMGIVDKVMGIQTSWIEYAKFNFLPAMLYTAMSLAIVLLVLRSSVNRSVLCAVVEQKHAELGDVTDEQRRALLLLCLTLVLLATDKLHHLSAGSVLVIITALAFMPGIGLMDGKRMASINFAPLFFIMGCMAIGSVGGFLKVTHWLAGLVLPLFSETGACLASVCSYVVGVVLNFLLTPLAATSTLSAPITELGMQMGLDPRILYFSFQYGLDNLIFPYEYALYLYFFSSGYINFKEMVLVMALRMLLTGGFVAFVAMPYWRMLG
- a CDS encoding alpha/beta fold hydrolase yields the protein MIHRSKLTGITLFVSCLLVILGWIHTSITLAKDIVPVGEKIAVDAKGHDIYQINANGIKIGYKLIGTGEPLLLITGLGATMERWEPEFIEEASKKYQLILMDNRGMGYTTDNGQQFTYRLFAQDVIGLMDSLEVKKTNVLGYSQSSVTTQNLLLYYSERFNKAIIHATSIDGKAVATALKHMALPDNPTIKKQLQAAIAWKTPLEKMSLIKNPVMLLVGTADTVVGTKSSKILASLIPGAWLVQFKGGSHHLQYEAPSAFTQIVLTFLAMDETVPAKQNP